One Phoenix dactylifera cultivar Barhee BC4 chromosome 8, palm_55x_up_171113_PBpolish2nd_filt_p, whole genome shotgun sequence genomic window carries:
- the LOC103708779 gene encoding protein kinase PINOID 2-like, translating to MATSREESDYDSSCSSFTVPDSRRSLGSSSSVSVRSYRCCTARHKPHKANQAEWEAIRRVQAAAGRVGLDHFRLVRRLGSGDLGNVYLCQLRDPKFSGCLYAIKVADKEALAFRKKLQRAETERDILRTLDHPFLPTLYAEFEAAHYSCLVMEFCPGGDLHVVRQRQPGRRFTISSSRFYAAETLLALEYLHMMGVVYRDLKPENVLVRDDGHIMLSDFDLSLQCHVVPRLLRQRLDPKPAEKKARGSSSSCVPPMQPVLSCFYGGAVESEKQKARPAAPETIAKEDGFDPELVAEPIAARSASFVGTHEYLAPEVISGAGHGGAVDWWTLGVFLYEMMYGRTPFKGEDNEKTLVNIIKQPLTFPKVATCGKELDEILRAQDLISKLLVKNPKRRLGSLKGAAEIKRHEFFKGVNWALIRSVKPPEVPRDLRRTRSRAPVQKLSKKERDERYHIPQHFDYF from the exons ATGGCGACTAGCCGAGAGGAGTCCGACTACGACAGCAGCTGCTCTTCCTTCACGGTGCCGGACTCCCGCCGGAGCTTGGGGAGCTCGAGCTCCGTGTCGGTGCGCTCCTACCGCTGCTGCACAGCGCGGCACAAGCCCCACAAGGCCAACCAGGCCGAATGGGAGGCCATCCGGAGGGTCCAGGCCGCCGCGGGCCGCGTGGGGCTCGATCACTTCCGCCTCGTGCGCCGCCTCGGGAGCGGCGACCTCGGGAACGTGTATCTGTGCCAGCTCCGGGACCCCAAGTTCTCCGGGTGCCTCTACGCCATCAAAGTGGCGGACAAGGAGGCCCTCGCCTTCCGGAAGAAGCTCCAGAGGGCGGAGACCGAGAGGGATATCCTCCGAACGCTCGATCACCCCTTCCTCCCCACCTTGTATGCCGAGTTCGAGGCGGCGCACTACTCCTGCCTTGTCATGGAGTTCTGTCCCGGCGGTGATTTGCACGTCGTCCGACAACGTCAGCCGGGAAGGCGTTTCACCATCTCTTCTTCTag GTTTTATGCCGCGGAGACGCTGCTGGCTCTGGAGTACCTCCACATGATGGGGGTGGTGTACAGGGACCTGAAGCCGGAGAATGTGCTTGTTAGGGATGATGGCCACATCATGCTCTCCGACTTCGATCTCTCCTTACAATGTCATGTCGTCCCGAGGCTTCTGAGGCAGAGGCTCGACCCCAAGCCGGCCGAGAAGAAGGCCAGGGGCTCGAGCTCATCTTGCGTGCCGCCAATGCAGCCGGTGCTCTCTTGCTTCTACGGCGGGGCGGTCGAGAGCGAGAAGCAGAAGGCGAGGCCCGCAGCACCGGAGACGATCGCGAAGGAGGATGGTTTCGACCCCGAGCTCGTGGCCGAGCCGATCGCTGCCCGGTCCGCATCGTTTGTGGGCACGCACGAGTACCTCGCGCCGGAGGTGATCTCCGGCGCAGGCCACGGGGGCGCCGTGGATTGGTGGACCCTCGGGGTGTTCTTGTATGAGATGATGTACGGGAGGACGCCGTTTAAAGGCGAGGACAATGAGAAGACGCTCGTCAACATCATCAAGCAACCACTGACTTTTCCCAAGGTGGCGACGTGCGGTAAGGAGCTGGATGAGATACTAAGAGCTCAGGACCTCATAAGCAAGCTCTTGGTGAAGAACCCCAAGAGGAGGCTTGGGAGCTTGAAGGGCGCCGCGGAGATCAAGAGGCACGAGTTCTTCAAGGGAGTGAACTGGGCTCTCATTCGGTCCGTGAAGCCCCCTGAGGTCCCCAGAGATCTGAGGAGAACCAGGAGCAGAGCCCCCGTCCAAAAACTCAGCAAGAAAGAGAGGGACGAGCGTTACCACATCCCTCAACATTTTGATTACTTCTAA
- the LOC103708780 gene encoding uncharacterized protein LOC103708780: MLRRLALRSATVAAPAIRSADKILVPGRGEGPFPANPRSQTFLRSFIDLHQMGNKESIEKERARLSDELSRGYFADISEIRKNGGKIAIANKTIIPSLAAVKFPDLEVNFADGRSLKLPISSEQSGTDTSELPIPCASLLCLSFRASSQAMAESWSIPFLDAFSALGRIQIYEVSFIDSWLLSLAPVRNLFLKLMRNSNDPQRQIVYTFGDHYHFRKKLHILNLLTGYIFLLDRLGRIRWQGFGSATQEELSSLMSCASLLLDEK; this comes from the exons ATGCTGAGGCGATTGGCCCTCCGTTCCGCCACCGTCGCGGCTCCGGCGATCCGTTCAGCGGACAAGATTCTCGTTCCTGGACGCGGCGAGGGACCTTTCCCTGCCAATCCTCGATCTCAGACGTTCCTGCGGAGTTTCATTGATCTCCACCAG ATGGGCAACAAGGAATCCATCGAGAAGGAGCGAGCTCGACT TTCAGATGAATTAAGTAGAGGATACTTTGCTGACATCTCAGAGATCCGTAAAAATGGTGGTAAG ATCGCAATTGCGAATAAAACTATCATTCCATCACTAGCAGCAGTTAAGTTCCCTGATTTGGAAGTGAACTTTGCGGATGGTAGAAGTTTAAAATTACCAATTAGTTCTGAACAAAGTGGAACTGATACCAGTGAATTGCCTATTCCTTGTGCATCATTGTTGTGTCTTTCCTTTCGAGCAAGCTCGCAG GCAATGGCTGAATCATGGAGTATTCCTTTTCTGGATGCTTTTAGTGCTCTGGGAAGAATCCAAATATATGAG GTATCATTTATAGACTCTTGGTTATTGTCATTGGCTCCAGTTCGGAATTTATTCCTCAAATTGATGAGGAATTCCAACGATCCCCAGAGACAAATTGTTTACACATTTGGTGACCACTACCATTTCAGGAAGAAGCTTCATATATTGAATCTTCTCACTGG GTATATTTTTTTGCTTGATAGGTTAGGCAGAATTAGATGGCAAGGTTTTGGCTCTGCAACACAGGAAGAACTGTCATCGCTTATGTCATGCGCATCCCTTTTGTTAGATGAGAAATGA